A genomic region of Fusarium falciforme chromosome 4, complete sequence contains the following coding sequences:
- a CDS encoding Store-operated calcium entry-associated regulatory factor, with product MIPSLFALCLGLPALTLAARQPKDAIKLSDVKSLTLRGKGAMTNHRRVSAIPQLRCVSRGAICDLYEIDVMRCTNQGSSWGDEDIEWSCTASLPEELKLGSTDVICEGHAYPDDPYVLKGSCGVEYQLALTSKGERRYPDIANGGWFNDGRGGIDWGALVFTIIFVSILGWIIYSACCVAQRNTANNNRPRRRPDGWGGPGGWGPGWGPGDDPPPPYPGTKPQNTDSWRPGFWSGAAGGAAAGYWAGSRNSNNNNHCHHDSNSNYGSIGRGGGGWNWGGSGSSSGSNNSNRHESTGFGSTSRR from the coding sequence ATGATACCCAGTCTGTTCGCTctttgccttggcctcccGGCCCTGACGCTCGCCGCTCGTCAGCCCAAGGATGCCATCAAGCTCTCCGACGTCAAGTCCCTTACCCTCCGCGGCAAGGGCGCCATGACGAACCACCGTCGCGTATCGGCCATTCCCCAGCTGCGCTGCGTCTCGCGCGGCGCCATCTGCGACCTCTACGAAATCGACGTCATGCGCTGCACCAACCAAGGCTCCTCCTGGGGCGATGAGGACATCGAATGGAGCTGCACCGCGTCGCTccccgaggagctcaagctcgGCAGCACCGACGTCATCTGTGAAGGACATGCATACCCCGACGACCCCTACGTCCTCAAGGGCAGCTGCGGCGTCGAGTACCAGCTCGCCCTGACCAGCAAGGGCGAGCGACGATACCCCGACATCGCCAACGGCGGCTGGTTCAATGACGGTCGCGGTGGCATTGACTGGGGCGCTTTGGTCTTTACCATTATCTTCGTTAGCATTCTCGGCTGGATCATCTACTCGGCATGCTGTGTGGCCCAAAGGAATACTGCCAACAACAACCGTCCTCGACGTCGACCAGATGGCTGGGGTGGTCCTGGTGGATGGGGTCCTGGATGGGGCCCTGGCGAcgaccctcctcctccgtaTCCCGGAACGAAGCCTCAAAACACAGACAGTTGGAGGCCAGGCTTCTGGTCCGGAGCcgctggaggagctgccGCTGGATACTGGGCTGGTAgccgcaacagcaacaacaataaCCACTGCCACCACGACAGCAATAGCAATTACGGTAGCATTGGacgtggaggtggaggatggAATTGGGGTGGATCAGGATCATCATCTGGCTCCAACAACTCCAACCGCCATGAAAGCACCGGCTTCGGTTCAACCAGCCGACGCTAG
- a CDS encoding E3 ubiquitin protein ligase, whose translation MPLTATPSASPRPSTLAKMEDRKRPAISSADDLAPPSKRVAVNGSKAKDDSLEMKEESWIEAYTKGAIYRQMQEYSRKAATYESRLEELHKRSVHHDDHLRIIDAWWRQVLEEIELLADSDTTSSTPSGMNPHNPHPTSADSAAEPPYLSGVSFKDLHDFQKHLQDKGKSIKSKAESLLAHLAASRGSIDPSVSKLESKVSGLLAAQKEYLFKLDRLSSEKDQLSEQLNAATLRYFKAEKKLDRAKSSQVQKLEQQAFANATRPSASGDAGAESGETNGNSGEILLKYEEATAAATKQKEQLDAILAEIKTLQDENSTLKAKRDTLTDEDFIRTDVFKQFKNQNEDLIKRINTLEATNKQLREEAEKLQAERSAFRSQLEADANQVTQELEAEIMSRDQDLARVRSARDELLAENTQCKARLEQERGSMEQIKDLASAKDDRITALELELSRLTSSVEQEKFNPDDENLTVDELRLKYRKLQQDFDSINLELPAIEKAYKKMKELAHRKAMDSSAMEERMTILIAEKSKADQKYFAARKDADTRNNEIRSLRHQNSKSSEIIAQLKELEMQNRTLLSNLEKQLADLKQANASLVSENKKAEATSLEAVRRTDSLSKQVNDLTNLVKSKDAASAVVRERNTMQETEVEKLKVRIEHVQKDRDSWKNKALSNSSEEEEMLRTFALCTICRNNFKNTALKTCGHLFCNQCVDDRISNRMRKCPTCSRAFDKMDVMSVHH comes from the exons ATGCCTCTCACGGCCACCCCCTCTGCGTCGCCCCGTCCATCCACGctcgccaagatggaggacAGGAAGCGGCCTGCCATCAGCAGCGCCGACGACCTGGCCCCTCCGAGCAAGAGGGTCGCCGTCAATGGTTCTAAGGCCAAGGATGACTCCCTCGAGATGAAAGAGGAGAGTTGGATCGAG GCCTACACAAAGGGCGCCATCTATCGACAGATGCAGGAGTATAGTCGCAAGGCAGCCACCTATGAGTCGCGACTTGAGGAACTTCACAAACGATCCGTACATCATGACGATCACCTGAGAATCATTGACGCCTGGTGGCGACAG GTCCTAGAGGAGATCGAACTCCTTGCAGATTCAGATACAACCTCCTCGACTCCTTCCGGTATGAACCCCCACAACCCCCATCCTACCTCTGCTGACTCGGCGGCAGAGCCCCCATACCTCAGCGGTGTGAGCTTCAAGGACCTACACGATTTCCAGAAACATCTCCAGGACAAGGGCAAGTCGATCAAGTCGAAAGCGGAATCGCTCCTCGCACATTTGGCCGCTTCACGAGGCAGCATTGACCCAAGCGTGTCCAAACTGGAGAGCAAGGTTTCCGGACTGTTGGCCGCGCAAAAGGAATATTTGTTCAAACTAGACCGACTGAGCAGCGAAAAGGACCAACTCTCGGAGCAACTCAACGCCGCGACCTTGCGTTACTTCAAggcggagaagaagctggatcGGGCAAAGAGTTCTCAAGTGCAGAAGTTGGAGCAACAAGCATTTGCCAATGCTACCCGACCTTCGGCATCTGGCGATGCGGGTGCCGAGAGTGGCGAGACCAATGGAAATTCTGGCGAGATCCTGCTGAAATACGAGGAAGCGACCGCGGCGGCTACGAAGCAAAAGGAACAGCTGGATGCCATTCTAGCAGAGATCAAGACCTTGCAGGACGAAAATTCGACTCTTAAGGCGAAAAGGGACACCTTGACCGACGAGGACTTTATCCGGACCGATGTCTTCAAACAGTTCAAGAACCAGAATGAGGATCTCATCAAGCGTATCAACACGCTCGAGGCCACGAACAAGCAGCTTCgtgaggaggccgagaagctaCAGGCGGAGAGATCGGCATTCCGAAGTCAGCTCGAGGCAGATGCGAACCAAGTGACGCAGGAACTGGAGGCTGAGATCATGTCCCGAGATCAAGACCTTGCCCGAGTGCGATCAGCCCGAGACGAACTTTTGGCCGAAAACACTCAGTGCAAAGCGAGACTGGAGCAGGAGCGAGGATCAATGGAGCAGATCAAGGATCTGGCATCTGCCAAAGACGACAGAATCACGGCTCTCGAACTTGAGCTCTCGCGCCTCACGTCGAGCGTGGAGCAAGAGAAATTCAACCCCGACGACGAAAATTTGACGGTTGACGAGCTTCGCCTGAAATACCGGAAGCTGCAGCAAGATTTCGATTCAATCAACCTGGAGTTGCCGGCCATAGAAAAAGCAtacaagaagatgaaggagcttGCTCATAGAAAGGCAATGGACTCGAGCGCTATGGAGGAGCGCATGACCATCTTGATCGCCGAGAAGAGCAAGGCGGATCAGAAGTACTTTGCCGCCAGGAAGGACGCTGATACCCGGAACAACGAGATTCGATCCCTACGACACCAGAACAGCAAGAGCTCAGAGATTATTGCGCAGCTCAAGGAACTTGAGATGCAGAACCGGACCCTGCTCAGCAATCTGGAGAAGCAACTGGCGGACCTGAAGCAGGCCAACGCCAGCCTCGTCAGCGAGAACAAGAAGGCGGAGGCGACAAGTTTGGAGGCAGTCCGACGAACAGACTCGCTCAGTAAGCAAGTCAACGATCTAACGAACCTGGTCAAGTCCAAGGATGCGGCATCTGCGGTGGTTCGAGAGCGCAACACTATGCAGGAGACAGAAGTGGAAAAGCTCAAGGTGCGAATCGAGCATGTGCAGAAGGATCGCGACTCGTGGAAGAACAAGGCATTGAGCAATTCctccgaagaggaggagatgcttcGA ACCTTTGCCTTGTGCACCATTTGTCGCAACAACTTCAAGAACACGGCACTCAAGACATGTGGCCACCTTTTCTGCAACCAGTGTGTTGATGACCGCATCAGCAACCGCATGCGCAAATGTCCCACCTGCTCTCGAGCATTTGACAAGATGGATGTTATGTCCGTACATCATTAA
- a CDS encoding SANT domain-containing protein, with protein MSSMFKKKGGPAFKPKFPPRRPAGPALSQPKPAPPPPPQVPVAEPEPQSEPQGASEKPLTEKSTVEPVEAQSQDSHQAPRQKSPTPPATIPDPPEPSQNVATQEPPLALASQEIPHEPDTQIGETRIEEAPITATTETTSQSSAPVPAPTSIPEPTQTPVAESATPQADATQTEDADNTPSAVLQAPTPDDSEAPSGTEPSTTPSADATESTSTPSTEAQNPPKPTRKPRARKQAPQATQDGTGADGETARPKKRQRKPAEEGAAPKEPRKRRAPAQNGTAAPRNRRARSITPEDSESQVVDLQKLKMSDLTRDLHIGKKFSRHDELRERERRARLKSKLGTEGSRDSSATPEASGQGEKTGSPVTQSGDASPASSGPAPPSGPQFRIVDGQIVVDQSSLTVDRHARAAAARGDMEIVEENDFTRLITSNSFMNTSKLRGPNIWTDAETELFYRGLRMFGTDFEMISKMFPGKQRRHVKLKYNREERHCPRRIDAALVGEKTVKMDLDEYKAFTGSEFEPVENIEAEQRKIQEEYEAEQKRIADEQAEIMRKKREELFKDDDEGDAKKRKKKKRQTIVYGLNGEPITQDD; from the coding sequence ATGAGTTCCAtgttcaagaagaagggagggCCTGCCTTCAAACCGAAGTTCCCTCCCCGTCGCCCCGCGGGACCGGCACTTTCACAACCCAAGCCagcacctcctccgccgccgcAAGTTCCTGTCGCTGAACCCGAGCCTCAGTCTGAGCCTCAAGGAGCTTCTGAGAAACCCCTCACCGAAAAGTCCACTGTCGAACCTGTCGAAGCGCAATCCCAGGACTCTCATCAGGCACCCCGCCAAAAGTCTCCGACCCCGCCAGCGACGATCCCAGATCCTCCAGAACCAAGCCAGAATGTCGCAACTCAAGAACCCCCCTTGGCACTAGCGTCGCAAGAGATCCCTCACGAGCCCGATACTCAGATTGGCGAAACTCGAATAGAAGAGGCCCCTATAACCGCAACGACCGAGACAACATCACAATCCAGCGCTCCAGTGCCTGCTCCCACGAGCATACCGGAGCCAACCCAAACACCTGTCGCAGAGAGCGCAACCCCGCAGGCAGATGCGACCCAAACAGAAGATGCCGACAATACGCCTTCTGCTGTTCTGCAGGCACCAACTCCAGATGACTCAGAAGCGCCGAGCGGAACGGAACCTTCCACAACACCATCCGCTGACGCAACTGAATCGACTTCGACGCCATCGACCGAGGCCCAGAACCCCCCCAAGCCGACTCGAAAACCGCGAGCGAGGAAGCAGGCTCCTCAAGCAACCCAAGATGGGACGGGCGCGGATGGAGAGACTGCGCGACCCAAGAAGCGCCAGCGAAAGCCAGCTGAGGAAGGCGCAGCACCAAAAGAGCCAAGGAAGCGCAGAGCACCCGCTCAGAATGGAACGGCCGCGCCCAGGAACCGACGAGCACGCTCAATCACACCAGAAGATTCCGAGAGCCAGGTGGTGGACctgcagaagctcaagatgtcAGATCTGACCAGGGATCTGCACATTGGTAAAAAGTTTAGTCGACATGATGAGCTGCGAGAGCGGGAGCGACGTGCTAGGTTGAAGTCGAAACTTGGGACCGAAGGTTCACGCGACAGTTCAGCAACCCCTGAGGCCAGTGGACAGGGTGAGAAGACGGGCAGCCCGGTAACCCAGTCAGGGGATGCGTCACCAGCCTCCTCGGGCCCAGCACCGCCCTCTGGTCCTCAGTTCCGCATTGTGGACGGGCAGATTGTGGTCGACCAGAGCTCTCTGACGGTGGATCGACACGCCCGAGCAGCGGCCGCACGGGGAGACATGGAGATTGTCGAGGAAAACGACTTTACACGACTCATCACCAGTAACTCGTTCATGAACACGTCCAAGCTCAGGGGCCCCAATATCTGGACCGACGCGGAGACGGAGCTCTTCTACCGAGGGCTGCGCATGTTCGGCACCGACTTTGAGATGATCTCCAAGATGTTTCCCGGCAAGCAGCGGCGGCACGTCAAGCTCAAGTATAACCGCGAGGAGCGGCACTGCCCGCGCCGCATCGATGCCGCCCTCGTGGGGGAGAAGACTGTCAAGATGGACCTCGACGAGTACAAGGCCTTTACCGGCAGCGAGTTCGAGCCCGTCGAGAACATCGAGGCCGAGCAGCGCAAGATACAGGAGGAGTATGAGGCTGAGCAGAAGCGCATTGCTGACGAGCAGGCCGAGATCATGCGCAAGAAGCGCGAGGAGCTCttcaaggacgacgacgagggggatgccaagaagcgcaagaagaagaagaggcagaCGATTGTCTATGGGCTTAATGGAGAGCCTATTACCCAGGATGACTGA